The following DNA comes from Anaerostipes rhamnosivorans.
GGTACATGTATCACCGCACTTTTATCCAGTGCAGGAGCCAATAAAACAGCAAAGAGAGCCGCAGTGATTCATTTGTCCTTTAATATTATCGGTGCAGGTATCTATGGAATTATCATGACAATTTTCTTTGGAGTGTTTGATAATCTGGCTATGCAGCACATCACAAGTACGGAGATTTCGATCTTTCACTCTATTTTTAATGTGTCCGTCACAGTGCTTTTATTCCCATTTGCCAATGTTTTGGTAAAACTGTCAGGATTGATCATCCATGAGGAGCCGGAAGACGAAGAGGATGAAGAAGTAGAAGAAATGGTTTTGCGCCACCTGGATCCGCGTATTTTGGAGACTCCTTCTTTTGCAGTGGAGAATGCTGTAAAGGAAGTGGTGCGTATGGGTGATATTGTGCTGAAGAATATGAAGCGCGTCACAAAAGAAGCCATGAATCCGCAGCCAAGTGAAAAACAGCTGGACAAGGTGTTCAGGGACGAGAAGGTCATCAACCATCTGGAAACCATGATCACTGGCTATCTGGTAAAGATCAGCAATCTGGCGCTGACGGAGAAGCAGAGCAAGATTGTCACTGACTTGTTTTATACAATTTCTGACATTGAGAGGGCGGGAGATCACGTTGAGAATATTGCAGAATTCATGCAGATGAAGCATGACGATAAAATTGCTTTCTCAGACCTCGCTAAGGACGAATTGCACAAAATGACGGCTCAAGTCATTAAAACTTTTGATTATGCGATCCGTGCCATTGAAAATGATGATGTGGAGATCGCGAAACAGGCTCTCATGGGAGAGGAAGAAGTCGACCGGATGGAGAAGCAGTACCGAAAACAGCATATTGAACGGCTGGAGAGGGAATCCTGTGTACCTGAGGCTGGTGTGATCTACATCGATATGATGACCAGTTTGGAGCGTATTTCTGACTATGCAGATAATATTGCCAATTATATCATCGATGAAAATGAGAAATAAAAGATTTTAGTAATCTTGTACAAAGGTATGATTTTGTATACATGAGAGAAATACTAAAATAGGCTTGATATTTTTGGACATATTGTTTAAAATAAAAAGGAAGTTTGTCAATAGATTGACAATTGACAGACAACATTAAATTATTCATTCAAGACTTAGGAGGAATTGAGATGGCAGTAAAAGTAGCGATTAATGGATTTGGACGTATTGGACGTCTTGCATTCAGACAGATGTTCGGAGCAGAAGGTTATGAAGTTGTAGCAATCAACGATTTAACAAATCCTAAGATGTTAGCACATTTATTAAA
Coding sequences within:
- a CDS encoding Na/Pi cotransporter family protein translates to MSTLDHVGNLFAFAGGLGMFLYGMNVMADGLQKTAGNKMRQLLGYLTNNRFLGVLVGALVTAIIQSSSATTVMVVGFVNAGIMNLTQAAGVIMGANVGTTITAWLVSANEWAGALKPEFFAPLILAIGAFIVTFSNKQKLSQKAEIAVGFGVLFIGLSFMSSSIGVYQSSPVFSKAFEILGGNPFLGILVGAVVTAVIQSSSASVGILQTLAMKGIVNWRSAVFITLGQNIGTCITALLSSAGANKTAKRAAVIHLSFNIIGAGIYGIIMTIFFGVFDNLAMQHITSTEISIFHSIFNVSVTVLLFPFANVLVKLSGLIIHEEPEDEEDEEVEEMVLRHLDPRILETPSFAVENAVKEVVRMGDIVLKNMKRVTKEAMNPQPSEKQLDKVFRDEKVINHLETMITGYLVKISNLALTEKQSKIVTDLFYTISDIERAGDHVENIAEFMQMKHDDKIAFSDLAKDELHKMTAQVIKTFDYAIRAIENDDVEIAKQALMGEEEVDRMEKQYRKQHIERLERESCVPEAGVIYIDMMTSLERISDYADNIANYIIDENEK